The Macaca fascicularis isolate 582-1 chromosome 1, T2T-MFA8v1.1 genome includes a window with the following:
- the OR6N2 gene encoding olfactory receptor 6N2, with product MDQHNHSSLAEFVFLGFASVGYVRGWLFVLLLLAYLFTICGNMLIFSVIRLDAALHTPMYHFVSVLSFLELWYTATTIPKMLANILSEKKTISFAGCLLQTYFFHSLGASECYLLTAMAYDRYLAICRPLQYPAIMTTTLCAKMAAACWICGFLCPISEVILVSQLPFCAYNEIQHIFCDFPPLLSLACKDTSTNILVDFATNAFIILITFLFIMFSYARITGAVLKIKTASGRKKAFSTCASHLAVVLIFFGSIIFMYVRLKKSYSLTLDRTLAVVYSVLTPMVNPIIYSLRNKEVIKGIRRTIFQKRDKASVAHH from the coding sequence atggatCAACACAACCATTCAAGCCTGGCTGAATTTGTGTTCCTTGGCTTTGCCAGTGTGGGCTATGTCAGGGGCTGGCTTTTTGTCCTGCTGCTGTTGGCATACCTGTTCACCATCTGTGGCAACATGCTCATCTTCTCAGTCATCCGACTGGATGCAGCTCTGCACACACCCATGTACCACTTTGTCAGTGTGCTTTCCTTCTTGGAGTTGTGGTATACAGCTACCACTATCCCTAAGATGCTAGCTAATATTCTCAGTGAGAAGAAAACCATTTCTTTTGCAGGATGCCTCCTTCAGACCTACTTCTTCCACTCCTTGGGAGCTTCTGAATGCTACCTTCTTACAGCCATGGCCTATGATAGATACCTGGCCATTTGTCGGCCCCTCCAGTACCCTGCAATTATGACCACCACACTCTGTGCCAAGATGGCTGCTGCTTGTTGGATTTGTGGCTTCCTGTGTCCCATTTCTGAGGTCATCCTGGTCTCCCAGCTCCCATTCTGTGCTTACAATGAAATCCAACACATTTTCTGTGACTTTCCACCTTTGCTGAGCTTAGCCTGCAAGGACACGTCCACTAACATTCTGGTGGACTTTGCCACTAATGCTTTCATAATTCTTATCACTTTCCTCTTTATCATGTTTTCTTATGCAAGGATCACTGGGGCTGTGCTGAAGATAAAAACAGCATCGGGAAGAAAGAAGGCCTTTTCTACCTGTGCCTCACATCTTGCTGTAGTCCTCATCTTCTTTGGGAGCATCATCTTCATGTATGTGCGGCTAAAGAAGAGCTATTCACTGACCCTTGACCGAACACTTGCTGTAGTTTACTCCGTACTAACACCAATGGTCAATCCAATTATCTACAGTCTTCGTAACAAGGAAGTCATTAAAGGCATCAGGAGGACCATCTTCCAGAAGAGAGATAAAGCTAGTGTTGCTCACCATTGA
- the LOC102133588 gene encoding olfactory receptor 6N1 — MDTGNWSQVTEFIILGFPHLQGVQIYLFLLLLLVYLTTMLGNLLIFLVVCLDSQLHTPMYHFISILSFSELGYTAATIPKMLANLLSEKKTISFSGCLLQIYFFHSLGATECYLLTAMAYDRYLAICRPLHYPTLMTPTLCAEIAIGCWLGGLAGPVVEISLISRLPFCGPNRIQHIFCDFPPLLSLACTDTSINVLVDFVINSCKILATFLLILCSYVRIICTVLRIPSAAGKRKAFSTCASHLTVVLVFYGSILFMYVRLRKSYSLDYDRALAVVYSVLTPFLNPFIYSLRNKEIKEAMRRQLKRIGILA, encoded by the coding sequence ATGGACACAGGGAACTGGAGCCAGGTAACAGAATTCATCATCCTGGGCTTCCCCCATCTCCAGGGAGTCCAGATTTATCTCTTTCTCCTGTTGCTTCTCGTTTATCTCACAACTATGTTGGGAAACCTGCTGATATTCCTGGTGGTCTGCCTGGACTCCCAGCTTCACACACCCATGTACCACTTTATCAGCATTCTCTCCTTCTCAGAGCTTGGCTATACAGCTGCCACCATCCCTAAGATGCTGGCAAACTTGCTCAGTGAGAAAAAGACCATTTCGTTCTCTGGGTGTCTCCTGCAGATCTATTTCTTTCACTCCCTTGGAGCAACTGAGTGCTATCTCCTGACAGCTATGGCCTACGATAGGTATTTAGCCATCTGCCGGCCCCTCCACTACCCAACCCTCATGACCCCAACACTCTGTGCAGAGATTGCCATTGGCTGTTGGTTGGGAGGCTTGGCTGGGCCAGTAGTTGAAATTTCCTTGATTTCACGCCTCCCATTCTGTGGCCCTAATCGCATTCAGCACATCTTTTGTGATTTCCCTCCTCTACTGAGTTTGGCTTGCACTGATACGTCTATAAATGTCCTAGTAGATTTTGTTATAAATTCATGCAAGATCCTAGCCACCTTCTTGCTGATCCTCTGCTCCTATGTGCGGATCATCTGCACAGTGCTCAGAATTCCCTCAGCTGCCGGCAAGAGGAAGGCCTTCTCCACGTGTGCTTCCCACCTCACTGTGGTTCTCGTCTTCTATGGGAGCATTCTCTTCATGTATGTGCGGCTGAGGAAGAGTTACTCACTGGACTATGACCGGGCCCTGGCAGTGGTCTACTCAGTGCTCACACCCTTCCTCAATCCCTTCATCTACAGCTTGCGCAACAAGGAGATCAAGGAGGCTATGAGGAGGCAGCTAAAGAGAATTGGGATATTGGCATGA
- the OR6K6 gene encoding olfactory receptor 6K6: MTQLMASGNQTMVTEFLFSIFLHPQRGGLSFFIPLLLIYGFILTGNLIMFIVIQLDMALHTPMYFFISVLSFLEICYTTTTIPKMLSCLISEQKSISVAGCLLQMYFFHSLGIAEGCILTAMAIDRYLAICNPLRYPAIMTPKLCIQLTVGSCFCGFLLVLPEIAWIATLPFCGSNQIHQIFCDFTPVLSLACTDTSPVVIVDAIHAVEIVASFLVIALSYIRIIMVILGMHSTEGRHKAFSTCAAHLTVFLLFFGSVAVMYLRFSATYSVFWDTAIAVTFVILAPFFNPIIYSLRNKDMKEAIGRLFHYQKRASWAGK; encoded by the coding sequence ATGACACAGTTGATGGCCAGTGGGAATCAGACAATGGTGACTGAGTTCCTCTTCTCTATATTCCTGCATCCTCAAAGAGGTGGACTCTCATTCTTTATTCCCTTGCTTCTCATCTATGGATTCATCCTAACTGGAAATCTAATAATGTTCATTGTCATCCAGTTGGACATGGCCCTGCACACCCCTATGTATTTCTTTATCAGTGTCCTCTCCTTCCTGGAGATCTGCTATACCACAACCACCATCCCCAAGATGCTGTCCTGCCTAATCAGTGAGCAGAAGAGCATCTCCGTGGCTGGCTGCCTCCTGCAGATGTACTTTTTCCACTCACTTGGTATCGCAGAAGGCTGTATCCTGACAGCAATGGCCATTGACAGGTACCTAGCTATATGCAATCCTCTCCGTTACCCAGCCATCATGACTCCCAAGCTTTGTATCCAGCTGACAGTTGGATCCTGCTTCTGTGGCTTCCTCCTTGTGCTTCCTGAGATTGCATGGATTGCCACCTTGCCTTTCTGTGGCTCCAACCAGATCCACCAGATATTCTGTGATTTCACACCTGTGCTGAGCTTGGCCTGCACAGATACATCCCCAGTGGTCATTGTGGATGCCATCCATGCAGTGGAAATTGTAGCCTCCTTCCTGGTCATTGCTCTATCCTACATCCGGATTATTATGGTGATTCTGGGAATGCACTCAACTGAAGGTCGTCACAAGGCCTTTTCCACCTGTGCTGCTCACCTTACTGTGTTCTTGCTATTTTTTGGCAGTGTGGCTGTCATGTATTTGAGATTCTCAGCCACCTACTCAGTGTTTTGGGACACAGCAATTGCTGTCACCTTTGTTATCCTTGCTCCCTTTTTCAACCCCATCATCTATAGCCTGAGAAACAAGGACATGAAAGAGGCTATTGGAAGGCTTTTCCACTATCAGAAGAGGGCTAGTTGGGCTGGGAAATAG
- the LOC141406886 gene encoding olfactory receptor 6K3-like: protein MDPENETMVTEFHFSDFPQSKNGRLLFFIPMLFIYIFIIVGNFMIFFAVQLDPRLHNPMYNFISVFSFLKIWYTTVTIPKMLSNLLSEQKTISFIGCLLQMYFFHSLRVTEALVLTVMAIDRYVAICNPLRYAIIMTPRLCIQLFTSSCIFGFFMLLPEIVWISTLPFCGSNQIHQLFCDFEPVLQLACTDTSIILVEDVIHAISILTSVSVITLSYLRIITAILRIPSGKNHQKAFSTCAAHVAIFLLFFAVWHSCICAIALMFAVLAPLFNPIIYSLRNKDMKNAIKKILCSQKMFDASGS, encoded by the coding sequence ATGGATCCAGAGAATGAGACAATGGTGACTGAgtttcatttctctgattttcCTCAATCTAAGAATGGCAGGCTGTTATTCTTCATTcctatgctttttatttatatattcattattgTTGGAAATTTCATGATTTTCTTTGCTGTCCAACTGGACCCCCGTCTCCATAATCCTATGTACAATTTTATCAGTGTCTTCTCCTTCCTGAAGATTTGGTACACCACCGTGACTATCCCCAAGATGCTCTCCAACCTTCTCAGTGAACAGAAAACCATCTCTTTCATAGGCTGCCTCCTGCAGATGTATTTCTTCCACTCACTCAGGGTCACAGAAGCCCTAGTCCTCACAGTGATGGCCATTGACAGGTATGTAGCCATCTGCAACCCCCTTCGCTATGCAATCATTATGACCCCTCGACTGTGCATCCAGCTCTTCACTAGCTCTTGCATTTTTGGCTTCTTCATGTTATTGCCAGAGATTGTGTGGATTTCTACTCTTCCATTCTGTGGCTCCAACCAAATTCATCAACTCTTTTGTGACTTTGAACCTGTGCTGCAGTTGGCCTGCACAGATACATCCATAATTCTGGTTGAAGATGTGATCCATGCTATTTCCATTCTGACTTCTGTCTCTGTCATCACCCTTTCCTATTTAAGAATCATCACGGCGATCCTGAGGATTCCCTCTGGTAAGAACCATCAGAAGGCTTTCTCCACGTGTGCAGCCCATGTTGctattttcttgctgttttttgcAGTGTGGCACTCATGTATCTGTGCCATTGCACTGATGTTTGCTGTCCTTGCCCCACTTTTCAACCCAATAATCTATAGTCTGAGGAACAAAGATATGAAAAACGCCATCAAGAAAATCCTCTGTTCTCAAAAGATGTTCGATGCCTCTGGGAGCTAA